A window of Ruminiclostridium herbifermentans genomic DNA:
TTGCAAACTATAATCCTAGTTCAAAAAAAATTAGTCTATTAACAGTTCCTAGAGATACAAAACCTAGCGCTTCAGCTTCGTATAAAATAAATGCATACTATTCAATTGGTTTTAACAAATATGAAAAATCAAAAGAACTTTCAACAACAGATGTAAAGCACAAGGCAGTAGAATATTCTGCTCAAGCAATTAGTAGTATAACAAATATACCAATAGATTATTATATTTATATAGAAATTGATGTTATAAAAGAAATTGTAGATAGATTAGGCGGTGTATATTTTGATATTCCAGCAGATTTAAAATATACAGATCCAACGCAAAATTTATATATTGATTTAAAAAAAGGTTACCAACTCTTAGATGGTGATAAAACGGAACAGTTTTTACGTTTTAGAAAATCAAATTCCCGTGCCTCCTCAGAATGGAAGAAATATTATGATGGTTCTGACTTAAAAAGAACTGAAATGCAAATTAAATTTGTGAACGAACTAATTCAACAAAAGGTTAATTTACTTCAACTGCCTAAGCTTATTCCTATCATTAACTATGCATTTGAAAATGTAATAACTAATATATCACTATCAGATACATTATCTTTAGTTAGTGCATTTACAGAATCTTCCAAGCCAAGTATGAATACTTTTAAGCTATATGGCTTAGATAAGAGGTTTGGTGATACTGATTATTTTATTTATATAAACAAAATAGAAGATACAAAAACAAGAGAAGTATTTGATTCTCAAGAAATAATTGATAGTCTATTTAAATCCAACTCATATTTGATTATTCCCGATAAAAATAAGAAATATGATTATAAATCAATTTTAGGAAATAATCCATCAAATTCAGGTACTGATTTCGAAGCTAATAATCAAGACAGGCCATAACTCAAAAGAAAATTATTAAGGGCCGTTGTGAAAATAAACATAGCTTTTTTATGTTTATCTCTCGCAATAGCCCCATTTATTTGTCTTCCCTATTACTTTCATATATTCTAAAATTGTTTAAGCTTAGAAACTAGTTCTTGATACTCAGCCTCAAGCTTTTGATCATTATTTGAGTCTTTTAACTTTGATATCAGTTCTGTTATACGCATCTCTAATAATAATTTTTGAGTTTGAGTATTTTCTTTTAGGGATTTATTTTTGTTTTGATAATCAGTTAAATTCCCTTCATGTTCCAATACTTGACCATTTTTTATTACCAGCAGCCTCTCTGCAATACTGTCAACAAATGTCCTATCATGTGATACAAACAAAACTGTTCCTTCATACTCAGAAAGTATACTCTGTAATGCTTCTATTGAAGGTATATCTAAATAGTTTGTTGGTTCATCTAATAACAAGACATTGGAATTTGAAACAAATAATTTTGCAAAACTGACTTTTACTCTCTCTCCTCCGCTTAAAATCCCAACCTTTTTATATACACTATCACCAATGAATAATAGTCTCGCTAAAATAGTCCTTACAGTAGTTTCATTTTGAACACTTTCACTCATAACATTATCAAGAATAGACTTTTGCAAATTCAAGTTGTCCAAATCTTGACAAAAGTATGCAATCCTAGCCTTAGGAACAATGTTTATTGATTTTAAATTTAAATCTTTATCAGAAGCGTTTAAATTTCCCTTCTGATAGAATTTATATATTTCATTTAACAAGGTAGTCTTTCCAGTGCCGTTATCACCAATAATAGCGTGCTTTTTACCATTATAAACATCAAATTTTATGTTATTAAAAATACGTACTTGCCCATAACTAAAACTAAAGTTATTTGCCGAAATTATTAGTTTATTTTGAGGCGGATTTGTCAATGAAAAGTCAAGTTTTATATTGGGCTGTTCCTTTGGCTTTTCTTTAATCTCAAGCTTATTTAATCTACTTTCCATAATTTTTGCTGCATCATGTATCTTTTCCTGCTTTTCATTAGAACTTCGTTTGTGTAGTCTCGCTTCAGAATTACCCATTCTTGAAGGAGTTTTTTTAATAGTTCTAGCATGTGCTTTGCGATTTATTATAGCTTCTTCAAGATGTTTCTTTTCAGCAATATAGTTTTCATATTCAAACCTTTCTCGTTCTAAAATCTTCTGCTTTTGCTGCTTATAAACCGAATAGCTTCCTTCAAAGAATGATAATTTCCCATTTTCAACTTCAATTATTTTATTACATAAGCTATCTAGGAGTTCTCTATCATGGCTTATTAATAATAATGTCTCAGTTTTTAACAGCTTTTTCTTTAATAGTTCAATACCTTTATAATCAAGATTGGCTGTTGGCTCATCTGCAAAAATAACTACACTGTTTTTACTAAATGCTCCCGCAATTTTTAACCTTGTTTTTTCCCCACCACTAACAACTGGCTTATGCAGCTTATTCTTAACATTAAATTGGCTCAAAAGCTCATAGTCTGCTTCAATCATTTCATTTGATATTTGTTTTATATAAGCTATATCACAGTACCTTCTTATAATCCCTTCATCCGGAATTAGTTCCCCTGCAAGAATATTTAATAGTGTGGTTTTTCCTGCACCATTATTCCCGACTACTCCTATCTTATCTCCGCTTCTAATTTGGAGTTTATCAAAAGATAAAATTTCTCTATCTAAGAAGTTCTTTTTAACATTGATTGCGTCAATAATAAGCATAAAAAAATCTCTCCTTTTTATTGCTGGAAAGATTCTAATAAACACATTTGAAAATTAATTTTCTCAGAATATTTTAAATAAAGCAAAAAACAATTGATAATTGGCTTTTTATATTGATGAATACGAACAATAGCTAAAGTTTTAAAATATATTTTGATAGCAATTCAACAATATACTTATTTAAAATTCAAGATATGCGTTATAATTAGACTAATCCAGCACAAATAAGGGCATATTTCGCCCATTTAAATATTATTTGATTATAAACTGAATTAGTCAATTCTCATTCTTCGCTACCTTACCCTTTCATAAAAATCAATAACTTAGTAATTCAACTTTCTATTGATAAGTTTAACAACTACGATTTTTCAATTAGGAAGGTTGAATTAATAATATATATAACTGAAACTATAATTTAAAATTCAGTTTCAATATTTATTATTAAAATACACTACTTTATTAATTATAATGCATTAAAGAAAATGAATCAATCTCAAAATAAATATATCAATCACTAAAGGCCAAAACTGCTGTGTAATAGTACAAACTACAATGTTAAATAAAAACCACTATAAAACAGGTAGCCACTGTGCAATAATTCAAACCACAACCTATATAAAAACCTAGCTACTGCTTAATAATACAAATCTCATTTCTAAGCTGCAAATTTACAATGCAGCTATATTCCACACGTTTCTAGCTATATAATACAAAATAAACAAAATAATTATTGATACCCAAAAAATCTTTTTTCTAGGTATTATTTTAATATTTTTCCCAAATATATAAAGAACTAGTTCTATATACGCTAGAGTTCCTAAAATCAAGATAAATACAGGTGTAATATTAAATTTAAGAGAATTTAGCACATCACCTTTTAATAAATACTGAACACTTCTGGTATTTCCACACCCCGGACAATACACATGAAAGTACTTGTAAATTGGGCATGCTGGAAGATGTGTGCTCAATTTGTATAATATATTTCTAAAAGCAAAAATCATTCCTATTGTAAACAAAGGAAAAATACATACTAATATTTTTAACAAAGGAATCTTTTTTTTCATAATTTTATCCATGTCTCATAAAATCTAAAATAATTTATCGATAAATAACCAAGGTGAGCCTTATAAATTAATTCCGTCTCATATAAACTAAAATAATTATATCGTTTTATTTTACACATGTTTAGCCATATTATAATTTATTAAACTATTTAAGTTTAAACAATTATGAATGTAGTATTGGAATGAGTTTTGTTATCTGCCTTTGAAGTCTTTATTTAATATTAATTAACTTTATGAACTATTGCATTTTAATTATGTATTCATTTACAACAGGAATTTGTTCTCGAATATTGTCTACCATGTCTAAATCAATATCTGAAATAATTATTTGTTCTTTTTCATCTGCTCTAGCCAAAACATTTCCCCATGGATCACAAAGCATTGAGTTTCCATATGCAATATAACTAGCCTCAATATTTCTCGCAGGAGACACAGCAGCATGAAATAATTGATTATCAAGTGCTCTTGTCCTAACAAGCAACTCCCAATGAGCGGGGCCTGTAGTCATATTAAATGCACCAGGTGTAAAAATAAGCTTTGCACCAGCTTTACTCATCTCTCTATATAAGTCGCTAAAGCGTATATCAAAGCAAATTGCTATACCTATTTTACAATATTCTGTTTCTATAACAGTAACTTGGTTACCGCTAGAAAGTATATCTGATTCTTTAAAACATATACCATTTTTAATGTTCACATCAAAGAGATGTACTTTCCTATGCTTACCAATTAATTTGCCTGTTCTATCAAACACAAGACATGTGTTATAGTACTTTCCCTCACATATTTCAGGAATGGAACCAGCAATAACATATATATCATTATGCTTTGCAGCTTCTGAAATGATTGTAACAGTTTCACTTTTATCTAAATCTTCAGCATATATAGGAAACTTCTGAGTATCATAAGGGCAGTTAAACATTTCAGGCAACACAGCAATATTAGCACCTTCATTTTTACAACTTTCAATCATTTGAACAGCTTTATTAAGATTGTCTACCTTAAAATCTGAAACTTTCATTTGGCATAAACCAAGTCTTAATTTCATCAAGCTATACCTCCTTTTCACCTGAATCGCCAGTAACAATAATAAGTAATTAATAAGTGTATAATTATTGCTTGATTTACTCATAAACTCGAAAATGCACCATATCTGTTAAACTTTATTTTGGAGTTAACAACAACAGCTGATAACATAACAAAACGCTCAAGTTATCAGCTGTTCAAATTATTACCTGTAATTTTAGTTTCTCAAACTGTGTAAAGGAGCAGGAATTCTTCCCCCTCGTTTAATAAACTCAGAACTTCCATATGAATTTACCTTCATTACCGGTCCTGAACCTAAAAGTCCACCAAATTCAACTATATCGCCAACCTTTTTGCCTGGAGCTGGTATTATTCTTACAGCAGTAGTTTTGTTATTAACAACACCTATTGCAGCTTCATCAGCAATAATTGCAGAAATTGTATCAGCTGATGTATCACCTGGAACTACAATCATATCTAACCCGACTGAACAAACACAAGTCATAGCTTCAAGCTTTTCTAGCGATAAAGCATCGCTCTTAACAGCAGCTATCATACCAGCATCTTCACTAACAGGAATAAATGCGCCACTAAGTCCTCCAACGGAAGAAGAAGCCATTACCCCACCCTTTTTAACTGCATCATTTAAAAGAGCAAGAGCAGCAGTAGTACCATGAGTTC
This region includes:
- a CDS encoding DUF2752 domain-containing protein, coding for MDKIMKKKIPLLKILVCIFPLFTIGMIFAFRNILYKLSTHLPACPIYKYFHVYCPGCGNTRSVQYLLKGDVLNSLKFNITPVFILILGTLAYIELVLYIFGKNIKIIPRKKIFWVSIIILFILYYIARNVWNIAAL
- the abc-f gene encoding ribosomal protection-like ABC-F family protein, which encodes MLIIDAINVKKNFLDREILSFDKLQIRSGDKIGVVGNNGAGKTTLLNILAGELIPDEGIIRRYCDIAYIKQISNEMIEADYELLSQFNVKNKLHKPVVSGGEKTRLKIAGAFSKNSVVIFADEPTANLDYKGIELLKKKLLKTETLLLISHDRELLDSLCNKIIEVENGKLSFFEGSYSVYKQQKQKILERERFEYENYIAEKKHLEEAIINRKAHARTIKKTPSRMGNSEARLHKRSSNEKQEKIHDAAKIMESRLNKLEIKEKPKEQPNIKLDFSLTNPPQNKLIISANNFSFSYGQVRIFNNIKFDVYNGKKHAIIGDNGTGKTTLLNEIYKFYQKGNLNASDKDLNLKSINIVPKARIAYFCQDLDNLNLQKSILDNVMSESVQNETTVRTILARLLFIGDSVYKKVGILSGGERVKVSFAKLFVSNSNVLLLDEPTNYLDIPSIEALQSILSEYEGTVLFVSHDRTFVDSIAERLLVIKNGQVLEHEGNLTDYQNKNKSLKENTQTQKLLLEMRITELISKLKDSNNDQKLEAEYQELVSKLKQF
- a CDS encoding LCP family protein produces the protein MKSSKLILLCSLVSGIILFSLGIFLLVDFKTTSSENALELPTPSSNSTGNLIDNYTSNEPINFLVLIKEASGLNTDTIIIANYNPSSKKISLLTVPRDTKPSASASYKINAYYSIGFNKYEKSKELSTTDVKHKAVEYSAQAISSITNIPIDYYIYIEIDVIKEIVDRLGGVYFDIPADLKYTDPTQNLYIDLKKGYQLLDGDKTEQFLRFRKSNSRASSEWKKYYDGSDLKRTEMQIKFVNELIQQKVNLLQLPKLIPIINYAFENVITNISLSDTLSLVSAFTESSKPSMNTFKLYGLDKRFGDTDYFIYINKIEDTKTREVFDSQEIIDSLFKSNSYLIIPDKNKKYDYKSILGNNPSNSGTDFEANNQDRP
- a CDS encoding carbon-nitrogen hydrolase family protein produces the protein MKLRLGLCQMKVSDFKVDNLNKAVQMIESCKNEGANIAVLPEMFNCPYDTQKFPIYAEDLDKSETVTIISEAAKHNDIYVIAGSIPEICEGKYYNTCLVFDRTGKLIGKHRKVHLFDVNIKNGICFKESDILSSGNQVTVIETEYCKIGIAICFDIRFSDLYREMSKAGAKLIFTPGAFNMTTGPAHWELLVRTRALDNQLFHAAVSPARNIEASYIAYGNSMLCDPWGNVLARADEKEQIIISDIDLDMVDNIREQIPVVNEYIIKMQ